GTGTCGCTTCCACAACCCGCACTTTCAAAAGCTTtatctcctcaacctccgTCCACTACTCCGGAGCATGCCAATGCAATGCAACGGAAGAGCATCCAGCAGAAGAGAGCAGAAGCGGCGGAAAAAAGACGTTTGGCGGAGGCTAGAGCGGCTGAAGCGCGACAAAGGCACGTACAGCAACCGTTGCAACAGCAAAATCAGCAAaatcagcaaaaaaaagagcaaGACCAAGCAGGACTGGATTTTTTCCATGCCGAAGGACCCTTACGTCGTGGTTTAGAACCCCTCGTAGACGCCTCGTCATCTCCGGAAAAAGTAgcctcttcgtctcctcAAAAGTCGCGCTTCTCTTCGCCCTGCAAAGGTGCCATCGACGACGAGATTCTATTACCCCCCTCACCTCCTCAACGCCCTAATTCCAAACCCAACGGAAATAAACTATCACCACGAactgccgctgctgcagGTTTCAGCCAAATTGACCCCATTGATCTCTCATGGGACggcgacgacgacgatgaggCCGATGCTGCCCATTGGCAAgtctccccttcccatctTGTACGTCCCTTATTACCCAAGACCCCTGGTAGCAGTGTGAACCCCAGACCTGATATGCCTCCACCCCCCGTACCATCAACTTCCAGAAGGAGCATATTAGCCTCATCGCCTTTTGCTCCCCCTTCGGAACCGAGAGCGATGAGTACATCTGTTGAGGACACACAATTCCCTGTGAGAAGTATAGGCATGGCCAGGAGACGGATCGTCCTGCCTTCTCCTGAAGAGAACAATTCTCCCGTCGGACGAGCTATGAACACTTATGCGAACCCTTCTAAGGTGCAATCATCAGGAGTGGTAGACCCTGATTCTTCTCCCATGATGGCAGTAGGTGCTCGAAGAAGGCCAGGAAGATTGCGAAGGAGAATAGCAATTGATCCAAGCAGCTCCCCTGTGCGAGATGAACCCAGTGGCAGATCTCATCAGCCACATGCCAGAGTTGGTggcagagaaagaagaaggggagatggaagacaaggaggcaagaacaagaagggaCCAATAGGAAATTTCGTGAGTGCATTGCTAATAAACTGGTGGCCCTGGTTTGACCTCAAGTGTGCTAGATGGATCTCGACGCTGAGCTTTCTGGAAACGATTCGGGTGATACCTCTGAGCATTCGGCGTCCTCTGTCGCCAATTCATCTGATCTCAATTTTGCGAACGACTTCGCTCCCACCCAAGCACCGAAAGGCTACAATCAACGGGCTATATACCTTGCTGGTCTTAGCACCCAAGCTCAAGGCCATGGTCTCCAGTTCAAGAGGGACATGGCCAAAGAACGGGAGGAATTTCTGCAAAGAGCAAGACGACCAGTGTATATTaccgatgaggaagatggagggccaaggaggagaagcagTGAGGACGAGTATGAGCTTGGCAGCTTTAtagtggatgatgaagaggacgtaGGGTTTATTTGTAAATCGAATATAGCTCGACTTCCGTGGCCGTGGACTAACGACCGATTTAGCTCATAGCGACCCACTTTTCGATTAAGGAAGCGTCATCGAATGCATTTAGCTGATATCGATTGTTTCTAGATTGAATATGTTGTAAACATTTGTGCTCTTATCGTATTTTGTATGTTGCATGAATCATATATCATCACATTATGGATCCTCTTCACATGGATGCAAGATATCTATATACTACATTTTTGGTATAGTCATTAACCTTCATCTTAATTTACACAGTATTTTGGCACTTCAAGCATCACAGATCCAAGGGCACAACAGAGAAACCCCGAACATGCGTTTTAGCCTTACTTTGTCCCTCAATATTGCTTCTTCGTTTGTCTGCCTCTTCAATCGTCTCTGAAATTTCCTCGACTTCCTTTGGTTCTTTCCGTTTCATTTTTTCGCTTGCTTGCTCTGATGGCGAATCCGCACCCTCAACACCGATCGCTTTGTTATTGTCAATCCAGCcaaccttcctcccatttgCAGAGAAATCTTCTTTGGGCATCACGATTGGCTCCAGGACCGGGATACCCAGGGGCGAACTCATCAACTTGgcatcctccactttttgaCGGTCGATATTACTGATAGTAATACCTCTCATTCTGCTTTCTAATTTATGCGATATGGGCTCAGTAGCAGGTGATAAACCTGGGAAACTGGCTGAGCGACGCCTGCCCTCCCTGTCCTCTTCCGATTTTGGCGGTtggtcttcctcatccaatACTTTCTGCCTCTTATCAGTAGTGGCTACTGCTTCTTTCTTGGCAGTGTGTCTCTCCGCCGATCGCCAAATACTAGCCTCTATCCCGACTAACTGTATGAGAGTTGGACGTTCAAGTTTGAGCTCAAAAAGATCGAGAATAAAACGCCGAACAGGAGCCTGGAAGTGATTCGTGGAAATGGTTCGTAAAGCACGGTGGAAAAGagtgatggaggagaaatATTTGGGATGACGGGTTCGGATTCTGTAATGGATCAGCGTTATCAGCGAAGATGTAAGCTTTTAACTCACCGTTTGAGGTTATTCATAGCCCCAGCAGCCAGGACGTAATTAGAGAGGTTTGCAATTGATGTCATTATTTCTGATTCCAAACCATGCAGCTTGGGAAGGGTAGGAGCGAATGGGCGGAGATCAGGTCGTTCCCAGGCATCAATCTTTTGACGAGTCAGATACTTAATTTCAAGTTCAGGTTACACACTTACGGCGACGAAACGCGACACGTCATTGGGCAAGCAAAGGCCCGTAGTATCACCTAACGGTGTCCTGGTGGCTATCCAGCCAAACTCTTCAAGAATTTCTGCGCCCATACGAGTTGAGGAAATGAGACcgatgacgaagaagcaagTTCTTCAAATTCGTTAGTACCAATTTGAGTATTAGCAACTGCTCACCCTCTAATTGTTAGAACAGGAGATTGCTCAGCCACATCAATTATTTCCATGAttatctcttcatcctccaggAACGGAAGTCCGCCCTCAGTAGAGCCTATGTTACCCTGTCGATTCTGTTAGTGAGATCCAGAAATTGCGATATATAGTCATACCAGAGCCCAGAGTACACTCTTCAAATTCGTCAACACCGAAGGATCGcccccttccatcccatgTAACCGCACTATTTCTGCAAATTCTGCAACGATTCCTCGCTCCTTGAGAAGCTCACAGCCTTCGGGAGTTTTGGTGAGTTCACCAAGGAAATGACTGGGGGCCAAGCCGTCGTACACCCAATAGTCTTCTATGGTGTCGCTTGCCCAAGGACGAATCGTTTTAGAAACGAACGTTTCGGCTTCTATGACATAAAGAAGATTACGTTCCTGTGAAAAGCCCAATGAAAAAGCCCAGAAATGGTCAGCAAGGACCATTGAGCGGCGAAGAATACCACTCACAGCCAGCCAGCTCTCAAGCTCCCGTTCAATGTACTGTGCTTGATTGAGGTACTGAAATCCGACACTAGTCGAAACGAAGCTATCGGAGGAGAATTTCAGCACCCATTATCAACGGCATCAGTACTTACCGCATAAACAGTGGATGACCGACATCGCCCAAATGCTCTAATGTTGGCCTCAACTGCACGACTTTCTCCAGCCACATAGGATCTGTACAGGCCTCCTCGAGATACATCACAGCCACATCGCAAACTTCCATTGCGGTATCATATAGCTGAGTAATCATAAGTTGAAGTCCCCAGTCCATAAGAATCGGTtgttcttgaagaagatggccaAGATGATGAGTGGCATAGAGACGAGTTTCCATGTATGAGGAGGTGAGGGCTTTGGAAAGAACTATACGAGGGTGCGCATCACTGTACTAATTGTTAGCATTGCCAGCGAAAGAGTCTAGGACACTAACAGAGTGTAATCAAAACATTCAATGATAATTCTGATTATATCGTCTCGGCTTCTCTGCTCGCTCAGATGGTAAAAAGAAGTAAAGAATTTGAATTTCTCCATCAACCTGAGTAGCCGTCAGTTCCATTCACCAGCTGTTTAGATCGACGAGCTCACTTCATTCCTTCCCTGTGCTTACTTAACGTCCCGATCATTTCAAAGTAACCGTAGGTTAAAGTACCCTCCAAGCGATCCCGCGCAAAGAGCGGTCGAGCAGTCGGCTGGCCAACGTACTGTACCAACGTGAGCCTCATTATTAACCCACGGCTTAAAAGTATTACCCACCTGATCAAGCTCATTGAAACAATGCAGAAGCTGTCTTAACAGCTTGTCCTCCGTCAAGAACCGTATGCCCTCGGGCGTGCTCAACATGGTTGATAGTAAAGAGCAACCGAGTTTAACCCATTTGTGATTTGGctatccttctccatcagtGCCTCTCCCTTCAAACGGGTAAACCACTCACTCGAGTGCGCTTGACGGTTGAAAACCTATTGTTGtatggatggaagaaggaaaacaAACGCCTAACAAACTTAGTTGCCCTGATGGCCTCATCCAGCCTTTTTGGATTCAGTAACGGTCCTTCAACGAGGTCCACAATGACTTCATAGTTCCATTTGGTATGATCACGATGCAAAAGCAGCTAATATCATGGATAAGTTTAATCAACGAGCTGGAGATTAAGGGTTTAAACCTACGCCGGAATCCACAATCATTTGTTGAAACTGTTTATCCTCGATCTGCAACCTCAAGCGAAGCTTGACCTGCTGGACTTGTCTCTGGCCACGCATCAAGGAATCCTGCTGAGCCGTTGAGGTAAATGCCTTGTCGGCAGCAGCTCGTCGAACAGCCTTGGTTTGGTTACGATTAAGACTGTCAATTGAAGACAGCGCTGAGAGTGCGGCAATGCGATCGCCGGGCTTGGCAAAATCTGTAGCTTCAGTAAATAGACGGGGCAACGACTGCAGATATTGAACGTTAGATGCTTCTCTCGCATTGGCGCAGAGCAGATCTCACCTGTAGTTGAGCTGCAAATTGAAGAGGTAGAACCCGGTTTGCCATTTGAAGAACTTCACCCAACAGAAGCGTGGCTTTCCTGTTCAGCGTAGAATTGCCCTCTTCAATCACTGCAACCAGAGCCTACAACAAATCCATCAGACCACCACAATCCAGTGAAATCCATCCACTTACTTCTAGCAATCCAGACTCAATACAGATAGTGAGTAAAAGCGCAATATAGTGGTCAACTAGAGTCAAAGGCtgcacctcttcctcttcattaCTATTTTCCTGAAGTTGTTGCGCTGTGGCTTCCTGAGTGCGGTTGTACACTATCACTCATGTAAACGTCCTGCCCCATCTCTTCGGTGAAACAAAAATGCCTCACCAGTCAAACGCTTGCCATCGAGGAAAGCATTCATATACTTTGGCATTTTAATACGCAAagcttggaagaagaggttcagCAGTGCGTCCTGAAGAAATCGTTAGCGTAAGCATGCGTCGGCAAGACGCTTTCTAGACTCACTCGCATATCAGCGTTGGGTACGTGCAAAGAACTAATCAGACTTTTGATTGCCCGACAATTATCCATGCACATGTACAACAAACCTTATGCAGAATGAGCATCATCCTGTCTGATTAGGTGATCATTCAAATACTCACCTGGCCATGATGCCAAGATCATTCCAATGTTTGCCACGCACTGTTCCAAATTCTCCAAGTGTCTCGCATGAAGCCTTGTCGGTATCTTGCCATATGCTTCCGTCAGACCCACCAACACGGTCTGAAGCACATACGTCAGCTTCATTGAATGGCTTCCTTGTCGTGCGAAAACTAGACACCTACCTCCAGGTCTGAGccgggaagaagaaattcTCTTGTGGATGGTTTATTCACAAGGAAAAGCAGCAGCCCTGTGATAGCCGGGCGCAGTTCGGCAGGTCCGTCCTTGAAGGTTAACAAGACTGTCCGGAAAGCGTTAGATCGAACGAGACATTCCAAGTCAAGTAAACCTATGTTGCTCGTCAGCTTTCACGGCACCATTAGATGAGAATGTCAATGCTTACCAATTTCCAGAAGTGTCTCCATGCATATTGTTCGCATTGCATCATCGGGATTTTCTGCTACACTGACAACCGCTCTCACGATCCCATCTGTTAAAGGCACCTTGTTCTCCATTACTACTGCTAcaaatccttcttcacgATCTCCATTCACGACCCTCCTAGTGGAGCGAGAATTCGGACGCGAATATAAACGTGATTGAGAATGGGATCGcggaagtgaggaagaagaaataggCCGCAGcgaaggaggtggaagaacaATGACAGAGCGTATTAGCCGTAGGGcttgttctctttcatGTACCGCTTTGGCGTCACGGGTAAATGTTCGTATGAGGAGCCATTCAATACCAGCCGAAAGCATCTTGGCCCATGATTCTCGGGTGAGGATGTACCGTAATATGCGATAGGCGgccgctcttctttttggggTCGATAAATCGCCAAGGGACGGCAGTACACTATGTCTTTTATAAGCAAAATTATGAAATGGAAATATGTATAGGCTCACTTTTGAACGATTTCGTCCGACTCAACACTCAACCTCAATCCTTCAGACTTTTTCAACATATCGCCCAACCTAGCCAACGCCTCCCACTCCTCAGCCCCGTTATCCACAGCTatctttttcccctttcctctttcgaTTTCCTTCAACCGTCTTAAAAACATTTTTACATTATCCAAGAGCATCGATGtattctcatcctccatcaacATTTCCGAACTTTGATCCCATGAGGAACTCGGGGAAAGTACGTCCTCTCCGGCGCTCCGACTTCTTGGCCGATTACCAATCCCTCCACTAGAACTGGCCAAGGTTGATGATGTTCCCATTCTTGGTAGACCTCTTGAGGGCGTTCCAAAGCCTTGAGTGAAGTAAGCAACATCTTCACGATCTCGTTCAGGCGTAAGGTTGGAATGTTGTCTAAAAGCTCGGGGACGTTGGGCTGACAGGAGAACGTTTGAAGAgtgggatgatgagagagggttgagagaggacgatgaggggTAGCCGTGTAATCGGGCTTGGGGACGTCGGCGAGCCCTTTGCGGTGTACCTACAGCAGCATTACCATTGCGTCCTAGTTCTTGACGCAGTGTGACTTACCTCTCAGTCGTTCTAATTTTGCTTCTAGTGATTTGATGTGCTCGTTGGCAGCTTCGAGCTGAGCTGTTATATTCGCCTTCACTTTTTCTTGTTCAGCGCCGTCTGcacctccactcttcttctcaataACCTGAAAATAGTGTGAGATTGATGCCGTTTGTGTAGAAGTATGCTTACATCTAACATCTTCTCTGCACCATATTGAACTCTTCGCTCAATGGCCAGCCTATTCTCCAAACTTTCAATCTACATGCATGTCAGCATTGGGTGCGTTAATAATAGGTCAATGAATACTCACAgtctctccatcttccacatcgTCCGCAACAGCAGTTACATTACTATCAATGCTTGGCCGTGGTAGTTGGCGACTCGAAGTCGAGAAAGCCATCACAATCCCCTCTTGCTTCTAAATCTCGAGAGATGATTTGAGTTCTTTGGTTTTGAGCCCTTCAAGTCCAGCTAATTGGTCTTTATCATTGAtgtgagaaaagaaagacgCTGATGCGTAGGTTTTGTGGACGATGGTGGTCTACAATCTGTAAGAGGATCTGCCGTGCGTCGCAAAGTCGGTGATGTGGTCGCTAATTGATGAGTGGGCGCCAGGATATTTCCACTCCGTAAGTTTGGTGCGGTCTGTGCCGTTCACTCTACAGATTCAGAGAGATGGTATTATTTACACCATTTACCTTCCTTTATCGCCATCAACTGCGCGTCCATCATCGAGCACTTAACCTCCATCGGTGACTTAATTATCGTCTCGACGGAATTAAATAATTGCGGGGTAGCCCGACGCCCGTCAGCAGAATGgctgtcaacaacatcacAGAGATGCCGAAGGGTACGTAAAGTCCATCGGTTGAACATACGATATACTACTCGCTTCCCATCGGTCGTTTAATTGTTCCATTCACTGCTTTTCTAATACAGTACATCTCTATATAAGATATCGATGATGGTGCCGAAAATTTATCATGTCATACAACCCATTCAATCTTGACTTGGTACATCGAAATGAAagttccttccttttcagccaCTTCTTGCACCTCTGTCTTGCTATCCAAACTATCATCAAATTGCCGAATTAACAAAATCATCGCTCATGGCAGCTTGGTCGCTGTCACTCGACAAAGATATAAAAGGTGAAATCACAAGGGATGTTTTACTTTGTCGATGTTTGTTCAAAGGTGAAGAATTTTGTGAGGGATTTACAGAGGTAAACGGAGTCAGATCTTGGTCTGAGACGATAACAATCAACCCTCCAGACTGGGGCTTGGATATGGCCACTCCTGCTTCCTTCGCggcttctttctttgcctctttcacctctttcttcgcctCCCCATTggcttcctcttcactcgCGGGGGGCAaacccaatctcatccGCCTCACATTCTCCGTACACAGCTTTATCGCCATCTGGGCCCCCTTTCTAACTTCATACCCCGCAGAACCCACTTGTATCCTCGGCCGCTTGCCAGACCGACACCGTCTGCTGacccatttcttcatcctaTTACCTGGGGCTTCATAAGATGGAAGTGCCACGGTTTGGGAAAGGGATTGTatggatgggagaaggtcagatggaagagggtgagtgagtgatggggaagatgatgagtgaggaggacgaaaaTGGATCAGGCCGGGGATCAAGTCGTCTGGGATCGCGGTGGAATGGGTGGAGTCGATGTGCCACATGAGCTGGTTAAAGTCATGTCCGGTATACTCACATCCTATCCAACGCGAAAACAAGAACGTCAGCCGTCGGGCCTCCCAAATTTTACTTTGTCACatcaaattccattccattcaCCCAAAAGAACCTTGAAACTTACCATCAAACGGACACCTCGCCGAAACAGACTTCATATGCAAAACTAACACGTGCTGATGCAGTTCGTTCCTCGTTTTAAACGTCTCTTGACACTCGCCGTTGTCTTTCCACAAACATTGAAGTCTCCTTACGCCATTCACTACCTTCTTGGGGTAGGTTCGGTCAGAGTGGAAATGTGATTGGGAAATGTGTTTCTCGAGAACGGCCCATGAGTTGAGGATGGCTTCGCATTCCCCCCATTGGCATCGCGTTTCTCTATTGAAGCGAAATGTTAAGGAGATTAATGAGCTTACTCAATTTATTTGTTTATTTTGACATTATTGAGAATGAGGgggatgagaaagaaggggatatGACGATCTTGCAACTTACCGAGCATGAACAAAAACCTGCAATTGAATGTTCgtaatcttcttcaacgcAGCTCTCtgtttttcctcctccattttCACCCGCTCCATCAATTTTCgtcttgcttcttcaaccGCGGCGCACCGCTGTTCTCTCCTAATCACCTCGAGATCTAAGCCCtggattggaggagaaaggggaaagggatggggagggggaggagcaTGAGTGGTATAAGTCGGAAAAGTTTTAGGCTGCCCGTCTTCGGTCTTTGGTTCGGATGaatcaacagcaacaggCCTAGCCTTTGCctccttgttcttgttctctttctctttcgcttTTTTATCAGCATAGGACCTCTGAACCTGGAGGTGCATCCTCTGCGAATGCTTTGCATCCCTCTGTGCACCCCTAGAAGGTTGATACCGGCCCGACGACGGTTTGGACGCGGGCGCGGGTGCGAATGCAGATTTACGTATACGTTGGTTCTTGccatcaccaccaacaCCACGCATACCATGACcttgattttgattttgcATTTgagacaaggaagagggggacTGTACCTGAGACTGTAGGGATTTTAAAGGTGAGACCTGAGGATGACATGGTAtagggggaggaggaggaggagcagcgTAAGGGGTGTGGCGGACATATGGGTGACGGTAATATCTGTGCTCTGGCTGACAGACATGGTGGGATTGAGCCGGATAATGATTCAACACTGAGAAAAGAGTCAGTGGGGGTCCAGTGCGAGAGGTgtgaaagggaagaaagcaGATTAGAAAGGAAGGCTGCTTGAATCAAACTGTCCGAGATCAAATGGTAGCAAACGCAAGCACATTTTCTTGTCTTGGTGGTAAGTGTGTGAACAGAAAAAGCTAAGAGAAAAGTGCCGCTGTTTGATTCTGACATGGGCATGAAACatggaagacgaaggaagaggtgggagggaaggaggaatgtGATAAAACTTACATGACTGCTCGGATGtgaagtgatgatgattatAATCTTCGCGAGCTGTATCGAGAGTACGAGGAGgcattttgttgttgtgTATTTTCAACGTGGCTAGCAATGTAGATGATTCTTAGCAGGGAAAGTATCTTGAGCAGATTAAACCTGCCTTCACTCTCAGTGGATGATCGGGTATGAGCATTCGTTTCCTGGGATGTCTGGTCTTCCGTTGTTCAACCTTCTGACGCCTTGTTCTCGTTTAGTTATTGCTTCTTAAATTCGCTTGGTCTTTTGCCCTTTCTTCCAGATCTTTAAAGGGGATGGTAATCTAGTTTTATGGCTGGAAAACCAAATCCTTGTAAAGTACTTCCTCCCCTGAAATGCAACCGCCCCCTATGTATTGTAAAAAGGACCGTTTATGATCCCTTCCATCACATGCCGTCCTCACAGCCCCTACTTAAAAAGGTCCAAAGCACTTGCCCCTTTTGACTTCGATAAACAAAGGGACGATGACAAATAGGGATAAAGGTGGCTTAGTTGGGTAAATAAAGGACTTGAgagggatggtgatgataaTGCGTACCGATAAACTTATGTGTGCTTGGTGCCTTGGAGAGGTTTCGTTAATAATGCATGAAATAATGTCTGGATTAATGGCGAATTAAAAATACCACAGGTCCCACATGGATCAAGTGCGCTTGAGGGTGCATAGCAGATGTGTACCAAGGGGACGGACTGCGAAATAGCACTCACTCAGCAGCTTGGAATGGTCGGCGGAACCCACGGCGGGTATCCATTAATGGGGCAAACTGAACGGCGGTCATTCACATCTACGCAGAATCACTAGGCACATTCTGCGGCCTTAATGTATGTATCACTAgcctccatctttctccttcaaactcgCAGTAAATGGTATACACCCATGAAGAAATGAGCTAATAATGGAGAACAAGAGGGTAAGGAGGGGATCCGCGTCATTACAAGGGTCGCGCCTGATTTCTTGCGGATTATCCCGAAAGTCTGACGATTTACGTAAGCGATCATTGAGAACTGGCAGGGGAGTTTAGGGGGACACGAATTGGGTGTATATTTCTCTGTCCACACCAAACATCCCAATGGCCCCCATACAAATTCGGGGAACAAGGTAAAACACATTAGCTAGTATCCACAGACAATACCCACTTATATTCGCTCCTTTACAACCACCCTCCAC
This genomic window from Cryptococcus deuterogattii R265 chromosome 12, complete sequence contains:
- a CDS encoding sterility protein Ste20 → MAFSTSSRQLPRPSIDSNVTAVADDVEDGETIESLENRLAIERRVQYGAEKMLDVIEKKSGGADGAEQEKVKANITAQLEAANEHIKSLEAKLERLRGTPQRARRRPQARLHGYPSSSSLNPLSSSHSSNVLLSAQRPRAFRQHSNLTPERDREDVAYFTQGFGTPSRGLPRMGTSSTLASSSGGIGNRPRSRSAGEDVLSPSSSWDQSSEMLMEDENTSMLLDNVKMFLRRLKEIERGKGKKIAVDNGAEEWEALARLGDMLKKSEGLRLSVESDEIVQNVLPSLGDLSTPKRRAAAYRILRYILTRESWAKMLSAGIEWLLIRTFTRDAKAVHEREQALRLIRSVIVLPPPSLRPISSSSLPRSHSQSRLYSRPNSRSTRRVVNGDREEGFVAVVMENKVPLTDGIVRAVVSVAENPDDAMRTICMETLLEIGLLDLECLVRSNAFRTVLLTFKDGPAELRPAITGLLLFLVNKPSTREFLLPGSDLETVLVGLTEAYGKIPTRLHARHLENLEQCVANIGMILASWPGLLYMCMDNCRAIKSLISSLHVPNADMRDALLNLFFQALRIKMPKYMNAFLDGKRLTVYNRTQEATAQQLQENSNEEEEVQPLTLVDHYIALLLTICIESGLLEALVAVIEEGNSTLNRKATLLLGEVLQMANRVLPLQFAAQLQSLPRLFTEATDFAKPGDRIAALSALSSIDSLNRNQTKAVRRAAADKAFTSTAQQDSLMRGQRQVQQVKLRLRLQIEDKQFQQMIVDSGLLLHRDHTKWNYEVIVDLVEGPLLNPKRLDEAIRATKFVRRLFSFFHPYNNRFSTVKRTRPNHKWVKLGCSLLSTMLSTPEGIRFLTEDKLLRQLLHCFNELDQYVGQPTARPLFARDRLEGTLTYGYFEMIGTLSKHREGMKLMEKFKFFTSFYHLSEQRSRDDIIRIIIECFDYTLDAHPRIVLSKALTSSYMETRLYATHHLGHLLQEQPILMDWGLQLMITQLYDTAMEVCDVAVMYLEEACTDPMWLEKVVQLRPTLEHLGDVGHPLFMRFVSTSVGFQYLNQAQYIERELESWLAERNLLYVIEAETFVSKTIRPWASDTIEDYWVYDGLAPSHFLGELTKTPEGCELLKERGIVAEFAEIVRLHGMEGGDPSVLTNLKSVLWALGNIGSTEGGLPFLEDEEIIMEIIDVAEQSPVLTIRGTCFFVIGLISSTRMGAEILEEFGWIATRTPLGDTTGLCLPNDVSRFVAIDAWERPDLRPFAPTLPKLHGLESEIMTSIANLSNYVLAAGAMNNLKRIRTRHPKYFSSITLFHRALRTISTNHFQAPVRRFILDLFELKLERPTLIQLVGIEASIWRSAERHTAKKEAVATTDKRQKVLDEEDQPPKSEEDREGRRRSASFPGLSPATEPISHKLESRMRGITISNIDRQKVEDAKLMSSPLGIPVLEPIVMPKEDFSANGRKVGWIDNNKAIGVEGADSPSEQASEKMKRKEPKEVEEISETIEEADKRRSNIEGQSKAKTHVRGFSVVPLDL